A single region of the Rhodococcus sp. W8901 genome encodes:
- a CDS encoding crotonase/enoyl-CoA hydratase family protein — protein MPVRTERTGPVTTIVLSRPEVRNAVDGPTAAALAEAFREFENDPDAAVAVLWGDGGTFCAGADLKALGTDRSNHVTPDGDGPMGPTRMRLSKPVIAAIAGHAVAGGLELALWADLRVAESDSVFGVFCRRWGVPLIDGGTVRLPRLIGAGRAMDLILTGRAVDADEALAIGLVNRVVPPGQSRAAAEELATELARFPQTCLREDRMSALEQEGLSEENALASEFRHGMVAVTVDALGGAARFAAGEGRHGSFGS, from the coding sequence ATGCCGGTGCGCACTGAACGAACCGGGCCCGTGACGACCATCGTGTTGTCCCGGCCCGAGGTGCGTAATGCGGTGGACGGGCCCACCGCCGCCGCGCTGGCCGAGGCGTTCCGCGAGTTCGAGAACGATCCCGATGCCGCGGTCGCGGTCCTGTGGGGCGACGGTGGCACGTTCTGCGCGGGCGCCGACCTCAAGGCACTCGGCACGGACCGGTCCAACCACGTCACACCCGACGGCGACGGACCGATGGGACCTACTCGCATGCGACTGTCCAAGCCGGTGATCGCCGCGATCGCGGGGCACGCGGTGGCCGGCGGTCTCGAACTGGCGTTGTGGGCGGACCTGCGAGTCGCGGAGTCCGACAGCGTCTTCGGCGTCTTCTGCCGGCGCTGGGGTGTACCACTGATCGACGGTGGCACCGTGCGCCTGCCCCGCCTCATCGGCGCGGGACGCGCAATGGACCTGATACTGACCGGCCGCGCGGTCGACGCCGACGAGGCCCTCGCGATCGGCCTGGTCAATCGGGTGGTGCCGCCGGGGCAGTCGCGGGCCGCCGCCGAGGAGTTGGCGACCGAACTCGCCCGATTCCCGCAAACCTGCCTCCGCGAGGACCGGATGTCGGCGCTCGAGCAGGAGGGGTTGTCCGAGGAGAATGCCCTGGCGTCCGAGTTCCGGCACGGCATGGTGGCGGTCACCGTCGACGCGCTCGGCGGCGCCGCCCGGTTCGCGGCCGGCGAGGGCAGGCACGGCAGTTTCGGCAGCTGA
- a CDS encoding TetR/AcrR family transcriptional regulator, whose translation MAYRRTPAVEARLAAQRDAIFQAAVAVLSEEGYQGLTIAAVATRAGVATGSVYTHFSGKSDLVVAVFREIVGREVAEVNAAAGPGRSAAERIAAVIETFGGRAMRNPKLAYTLLAEPVDAAVDAERLIFRRTFADAFAAAVADGIADGELEPQNVPLAAASLVGATAEVLAGPLASGGADPGVIEDLVRFALTAVGGVRSTR comes from the coding sequence ATGGCCTACCGTCGAACCCCCGCCGTCGAGGCGCGTCTCGCGGCCCAACGCGACGCCATCTTCCAGGCCGCGGTCGCGGTGCTGTCGGAGGAGGGCTATCAGGGGCTGACGATCGCGGCCGTCGCCACCCGCGCGGGGGTGGCGACCGGCAGCGTCTACACGCATTTCTCGGGCAAGTCGGACCTCGTGGTCGCGGTGTTCCGAGAGATCGTCGGTCGTGAGGTTGCCGAGGTGAACGCGGCTGCGGGACCTGGTCGTTCGGCCGCCGAGCGGATCGCGGCGGTGATCGAGACCTTCGGCGGTCGGGCCATGCGAAACCCGAAGCTCGCGTACACGCTGCTCGCGGAACCTGTCGACGCGGCGGTCGACGCCGAGCGTCTCATCTTCCGCCGCACCTTCGCCGACGCGTTCGCCGCGGCCGTCGCCGACGGTATCGCCGACGGCGAACTCGAGCCGCAGAACGTTCCGCTGGCGGCGGCGTCGCTCGTCGGCGCCACCGCCGAGGTACTGGCCGGCCCACTGGCGTCCGGCGGTGCCGATCCCGGCGTGATCGAAGACCTGGTCCGGTTCGCCCTCACCGCGGTCGGTGGTGTCCGCTCGACGCGTTGA
- a CDS encoding FAD:protein FMN transferase, with protein MLVDTRWSAWNEEIEVQVTEAAALGPAAGLVGAVLSEAESACSLHRGDAEIHAVNLAQGLPVRVSVRLAGLLRSALWVARMTDGVVSPLAFDEPPSSVPSIHPEPTFADVQIDDATVLAPWGVSFDIGDTAKADTADRAAALVAHELECGVLVRVGGNVATAGHCPAGGWQVPVPGDGAVELPAGTALATAGADRTRASEGVGGGWEQVSVMAGDALWAYAAAASSQRRNLGAVAWLEQQELAARLVDYDGRVYTTCGWSHPHAA; from the coding sequence ATGCTTGTCGACACGAGATGGAGCGCCTGGAACGAGGAGATCGAGGTCCAGGTCACCGAAGCCGCGGCGCTGGGACCCGCGGCGGGGCTGGTCGGTGCGGTCCTGTCCGAGGCGGAATCCGCCTGCAGCCTCCACCGCGGCGACGCCGAGATCCACGCCGTCAACCTGGCACAGGGGCTGCCGGTGCGAGTCAGTGTCCGGTTGGCCGGGCTCCTGCGATCGGCGCTATGGGTGGCCCGCATGACCGACGGCGTGGTCAGCCCGCTCGCCTTCGACGAGCCGCCGTCGAGTGTTCCGTCCATCCACCCGGAGCCCACGTTCGCGGACGTCCAGATCGACGACGCCACCGTGCTCGCACCGTGGGGGGTGTCGTTCGACATCGGCGACACCGCGAAGGCGGATACCGCGGATCGGGCGGCCGCGCTGGTCGCCCACGAACTCGAGTGCGGTGTGCTGGTCCGCGTCGGCGGCAACGTCGCCACGGCCGGACACTGTCCGGCCGGGGGATGGCAGGTTCCCGTCCCGGGCGACGGGGCGGTGGAACTGCCGGCGGGTACCGCGCTGGCGACCGCCGGCGCAGATCGCACCCGGGCGAGCGAAGGTGTGGGAGGCGGCTGGGAACAGGTGTCGGTGATGGCCGGGGACGCGTTGTGGGCCTACGCGGCCGCGGCGTCGTCGCAGCGACGGAACCTCGGTGCGGTGGCCTGGCTCGAGCAGCAGGAACTGGCCGCCCGACTCGTCGACTACGACGGGCGCGTCTACACCACGTGCGGATGGAGTCATCCGCACGCGGCGTGA
- the pgi gene encoding glucose-6-phosphate isomerase has protein sequence MSTDITGTAAWKNLDAHHRVIESAHLRNLFAQDPDRGTALTVTAADLYVDYSKHRVTRETLDLLVELARTARVEQRRDDMFAGAHINTSEDRAVLHTALRLPADAQLTVDGQDVVADVHDVLRRMGDFTDRLRSGQWRGATGERIRTVVNIGIGGSDLGPVMVCGALRHYANAGISARFVSNVDPSDLVGTLADLDPATTLFVVASKTFSTLETLTNASAARRWLVDELGESAVPKHFVAVSTHAQRVAEFGIDTANMFGFWDWVGGRYSVDSAIGLAVMAVIGKERFAEFLSGFHAIDEHFRTAPLERNAPVLLGLIGVWYSSFFDAESRAVLPYSNDLARFAAYLQQLTMESNGKSVRADGSPVTTKTGEIFWGEPGTNGQHAFYQLLHQGTRLVPADFIGFAEPTDDLPTADGTGSMHDLLMSNLFAQTKVLAFGKTAEEIAAEGTAPELVPHKVMPGNRPSTTILAPRLTPAVIGQLIALYEHQVFVAGVIWGVDSFDQWGVELGKAQALELGPVLTSTEAPPQQDDSSTDALVRWYRKQRGRTV, from the coding sequence ATGAGCACAGACATCACCGGTACCGCAGCCTGGAAGAACCTGGATGCGCATCATCGAGTGATCGAATCTGCCCATCTGAGAAACCTGTTCGCGCAGGATCCGGATCGTGGCACCGCGCTGACGGTGACCGCCGCCGACCTGTACGTCGACTACAGCAAGCACCGCGTGACCCGCGAAACTCTGGACCTGCTGGTCGAACTCGCTCGTACAGCGCGCGTCGAGCAGCGTCGTGACGACATGTTCGCCGGCGCCCACATCAACACGTCGGAGGACCGCGCGGTGCTGCACACCGCGCTGCGGCTGCCGGCCGACGCGCAGCTGACCGTCGACGGCCAGGACGTCGTCGCAGACGTGCACGATGTCCTGCGTCGCATGGGCGACTTCACCGACCGGCTGCGGTCCGGGCAGTGGCGCGGCGCCACCGGCGAACGGATCCGCACGGTCGTCAACATCGGCATCGGCGGCTCCGACCTGGGACCGGTCATGGTGTGCGGCGCACTGCGCCACTACGCGAACGCCGGGATCTCGGCGCGGTTCGTCTCGAATGTCGACCCGTCGGATCTGGTGGGAACGCTCGCCGACCTCGACCCGGCCACCACGCTGTTCGTGGTCGCGTCCAAGACGTTCTCGACGCTCGAGACGCTCACCAATGCGTCGGCCGCGCGCCGGTGGCTGGTCGACGAGCTCGGCGAGAGCGCGGTGCCCAAGCACTTCGTCGCGGTGTCCACGCACGCGCAGCGGGTTGCGGAGTTCGGTATCGACACCGCCAACATGTTCGGGTTCTGGGACTGGGTGGGTGGCCGCTACTCGGTGGACTCGGCTATCGGCCTGGCAGTGATGGCGGTGATCGGCAAGGAACGGTTCGCCGAGTTCCTCTCCGGGTTCCACGCGATCGACGAGCACTTCCGGACAGCACCGCTCGAGCGGAACGCGCCGGTACTGCTGGGACTGATCGGCGTCTGGTACTCGAGCTTCTTCGACGCCGAATCCCGTGCGGTGCTTCCGTATTCGAACGACCTGGCCCGGTTCGCCGCCTACCTGCAGCAGCTGACGATGGAGTCCAACGGCAAGTCGGTGCGCGCCGACGGCTCCCCTGTCACCACCAAGACCGGCGAGATCTTCTGGGGCGAGCCTGGCACCAACGGCCAGCACGCCTTCTACCAGTTGCTCCACCAGGGCACCCGCCTGGTGCCGGCCGACTTCATCGGCTTCGCCGAGCCCACCGACGATCTGCCCACCGCGGACGGCACCGGCAGCATGCACGACCTGCTCATGAGCAACCTGTTCGCGCAGACGAAGGTGCTCGCATTCGGCAAGACGGCCGAGGAGATCGCCGCCGAGGGCACCGCGCCGGAACTCGTGCCGCACAAGGTGATGCCGGGCAACAGGCCGTCGACCACGATCCTGGCTCCGCGGTTGACCCCGGCCGTGATCGGTCAGCTCATCGCGCTGTACGAGCACCAGGTGTTCGTGGCGGGCGTGATCTGGGGCGTCGACTCGTTCGACCAGTGGGGTGTCGAACTCGGCAAGGCCCAGGCCCTCGAGCTCGGTCCGGTCCTGACGTCGACGGAAGCGCCTCCGCAGCAGGACGATTCGTCTACCGACGCACTGGTGCGCTGGTACCGGAAGCAGCGCGGCCGCACCGTCTGA
- a CDS encoding NAD-dependent succinate-semialdehyde dehydrogenase yields MNPAELIRAVPTKLWIGGTPVDAENGATFPVRNPATGDVLTEVADASPGDAVKALDAAVAAQADWAATPARERGELLRSVFEKIAARAETFAQLMTLEMGKALPESRAEVKYGSEFFRWFAEEAVRMEGRYQSAPAGNGRILVGKQPVGPCLAITPWNFPLAMGTRKIGPALAAGCTMIVKPASETPLTMLALAELFVEAGLPQGVLSVLPTSHSGAVTELLLEDPRLRKLTFTGSTAVGRMLVEKSAKGLLRTSMELGGNAPFVVFDDADIDAAVDGAMLAKLRNGGEACTAANRFHVANAVREEFTAKLTERMAASKMGPGIDPETTLGPLINRDQLETVTDLVEDAVKAGAEVLLGGDAPEGPGWFYPATVLADVPASARILREEVFGPVAAITGFDTEAEAVAAANDTEFGLAAYIYTRDLDRALRVSDALETGMVGVNRGVISDTAAPFGGVKASGFGREGGSEGIAEYLETKYIALT; encoded by the coding sequence ATGAACCCAGCCGAATTGATTCGTGCCGTTCCTACCAAGCTGTGGATCGGCGGCACCCCCGTCGACGCCGAGAACGGCGCCACGTTCCCCGTTCGGAATCCCGCGACCGGTGACGTCCTCACCGAGGTCGCCGACGCCAGCCCCGGTGACGCCGTCAAGGCGCTCGACGCGGCGGTGGCCGCGCAGGCGGACTGGGCCGCGACCCCGGCACGCGAGCGCGGCGAGCTGTTGCGGTCGGTCTTCGAGAAGATCGCCGCTCGCGCCGAGACGTTCGCGCAGTTGATGACGCTCGAAATGGGCAAGGCCCTGCCGGAGAGCCGCGCCGAGGTGAAGTACGGCAGCGAGTTCTTCCGGTGGTTCGCCGAGGAGGCGGTCCGGATGGAGGGCCGCTACCAGTCGGCGCCGGCCGGCAACGGGCGCATCCTCGTCGGCAAGCAGCCCGTCGGGCCGTGCCTGGCGATCACCCCGTGGAACTTCCCGCTCGCGATGGGCACCCGCAAGATCGGACCCGCGCTGGCCGCCGGCTGCACCATGATCGTCAAGCCCGCGTCCGAGACGCCACTGACGATGCTCGCGCTCGCGGAACTGTTCGTCGAGGCAGGCCTCCCGCAGGGCGTGCTGTCGGTGCTGCCGACATCGCACTCGGGTGCCGTCACCGAACTGCTGCTCGAGGATCCCCGTCTGCGCAAGCTCACGTTCACCGGTTCCACCGCGGTGGGCCGGATGCTGGTCGAGAAGTCGGCGAAGGGCTTGCTGCGTACGTCGATGGAACTCGGCGGGAACGCTCCGTTCGTCGTGTTCGACGACGCCGACATCGACGCCGCCGTGGACGGCGCGATGCTCGCGAAGCTCCGCAACGGCGGCGAGGCCTGCACCGCTGCCAACCGTTTCCACGTCGCGAACGCCGTCCGGGAGGAGTTCACCGCGAAGCTCACCGAACGCATGGCAGCGTCGAAGATGGGCCCCGGTATCGACCCCGAGACGACACTGGGGCCGCTGATCAACCGGGACCAGCTCGAGACGGTCACCGACCTCGTCGAGGACGCCGTGAAGGCCGGCGCCGAGGTCCTGCTCGGCGGCGACGCGCCGGAGGGTCCGGGCTGGTTCTATCCCGCGACCGTACTCGCCGACGTGCCCGCGTCCGCTCGGATCCTGCGCGAGGAGGTGTTCGGCCCCGTGGCCGCGATCACCGGCTTCGACACCGAGGCGGAGGCTGTCGCCGCCGCCAACGACACCGAGTTCGGTCTGGCCGCGTACATCTACACCCGCGACCTCGACCGGGCCCTGCGCGTGTCGGACGCCCTCGAGACCGGGATGGTGGGCGTCAACCGCGGTGTCATCTCCGACACCGCCGCACCGTTCGGCGGCGTAAAGGCATCCGGGTTCGGGCGGGAGGGCGGCAGCGAAGGCATCGCCGAGTACCTCGAGACCAAGTACATCGCGCTGACCTGA